The following proteins come from a genomic window of Trifolium pratense cultivar HEN17-A07 linkage group LG4, ARS_RC_1.1, whole genome shotgun sequence:
- the LOC123922654 gene encoding receptor-like protein 9DC1, with product MNKLVGVIPIEIFQLSGMTTLYFHGNSLNGSLPPVSNMEQLETIFVSNNQLSGKIPEIKANGFKTLLMERNKFSGSIPNSLGDLASLKTLDLSSNNIRGSIPESLENLKYMVSLNLSRWKGVSTSGDVHSQKTNL from the coding sequence ATGAATAAGCTAGTCGGTGTCATACCAATAGAGATTTTTCAACTCTCTGGCATGACAACTTTGTACTTCCATGGAAATTCTTTGAACGGTTCTCTTCCTCCTGTATCCAACATGGAGCAGCTAGAGACAATATTTGTTTCGAACAACCAGTTGTCGGGGAAAATTCCAGAAATCAAAGCAAACGGCTTTAAGACGCTATTGATGGAAAGAAACAAATTTAGTGGCTCAATTCCAAATAGCCTAGGGGATTTAGCATCCCTTAAGACACTGGATTTATCATCAAACAATATCAGAGGTTCAATTCCTGAGAGTTTAGAAAATCTCAAATATATGGTCAGCTTAAATTTGTCTAGGTGGAAAGGAGTTTCAACTAGTGGAGATGTTCATAGCCAAAAAACCAACTTATGA